The genomic region CCCAACAAAATAGTAATGATACAACCACCAGGGTCTTTACCAGGCATGATCCATTTAGCTAATGCGCCGGCTAACAGCCCCATAATAATCCACGATAAAATACCCATATAACCTCTTTGCACTTTCTGCTTTAAATTAAACGTTAATAATCCGTATTAGGCTTATAAGACGGTTTTCAAACTGAATGATGTCTGAAAATATCTACACAAGTGCGTAATAAGCGCTTTGATTAGTTAATTGAGATATCTACCATCAAGTCGCTGGCGATAGATTCTAGTGCTGCTTGTAGTTCGTCTACGTCCAGAGACTCGGGTGCGAGTAACTGTGCTTCTGCTTTAAATAGCAGCTCGGCCGACATAGAACCCGATACTAATTGGGTATCTAGGTGCTCAACATTAATTTGCCGCGCGGCAAGTGCTTGAGATATATCCCGAACGATTCCCGGTTTGTCGTGGCCTATAAGGTCGAGCGTTATAGGCTTTAGTGATACCTCACGGGCTTGGTCGTCACTGATTTCGCTTGATACTTTTAGCCCGCTGGACTGAAGCGCTTGCAGTGCGGCTTGTAGCGAATTAACTTGTGCTTCTGGTAAATCGACGAGTACGATACCGGCGAACTTGCCGCCAAGGCGAGAAAGGCCAGACTCAAGCCAGTTACCGCCATGAGAGACAATCGCGTGAGATAATTGTTCGACGAGTCCCGGTTTGTCTGGTCCGATGACCGTGAGTACGAGAGATGTCATGAGATGGCTCCCTGAATTATTTTGTTTTTGTACCCGAAGGATACTACACAAGTATGGAAACCGTGCTAAGTGCTTTATGGCCCATTTTTGCTTTATTAGTGTTAGGCCAGCTAGGTCGTCGATATCAGTTCCCAGGTGATGCCTTTTGGCTGCCGGCTGAAAAGCTTACCTATTTTGTATTATTCCCCGTGATGTTGATCGATCGATTGGGGTCGGCTGATATGAGTGGGGTTCCGGTTTTTTCGATCGCCGTCGCTATTGTTGTGATGCTGCTAGCCGGTTCGGCGGTATGTTATTTACTCAAACCTTGGTTAAAGTTAACCGCTGCCGGCTTTACCTCTTTCTATCAAGGCGGCATACGCTTTAATACTTATGTGGCCTTAGCTGCGGCCGCCGCGTTATTTCAAGGCGATGCTATAGCAATCTCTGCCGTTATTATCGGTATTATGATTCCGCTTATTAACGTACTGTGCATTCTGGTTTTTTCGTTACACACAACCGCTACGCCGAGCGTGAAAAATGTCGTTATCAATTTATCGAAAAACCCACTCATACTCAGCTGCCTACTGGGTATCTTTTTAAATACAAGCGGACTTGGCGTGCCCTCTGGATTTAGCTCTGTAGCGGGTTTGTTGGGTGCCATGGCTTTACCTTTGGGATTATTGGCCGTTGGCGCGGGCCTAAATTTAAATACCCTGCGTACTGGTAAAACGGCTATTTGGGTTTCATCTGTCGTAAAGCTAGCCGTATTCCCTGTCATTATGTGGTTAACGTGCTGGAGTTTAGGCTTTACGGCACAAATGACGGCTTTGATGTTGGTGTTTGCGGCAGTGCCAACGGCCTCGTCTGGGTATATTTTGGCTCGACAACTGGGAGGCGACACTGAGTTAATGGCGGCAATTATTACCGGGCAAACTCTCTTGTCATTTCTATTTATGCCGTTAGTGATGTGGTTTGTGCTTTAAAAACGAATTGCTTGCTGTAGCCTTCGAGTCAGAAAATTTTCTTGTTTTTCAGCTGTTTTTCGCTAAAACTTATAAAAATAACTAAGAAAACAGCGTAACTTGCGGATAAGTTATACGTAAAGCTTGATTTTTTTACAGAATATGAAAGACTCTTTGCTGTTTTTTTGCGAACAAGTTTAACATCACTGTTTTTTCAAGTTTATTTTTTAAAAAAATTTAGAGCGTTACTATGCGAAAGGGTCCAGATCTTGTCATGTTAGTGATTACCGCCTTTGTCATCGGTTCTGTTATTACCGGTGTCTTTTCACAAACAGATTTTGAACTGGCGTCCATTGTCTCTCAAGTTTTTAGCCGCCAAGGCTAGCCTTGCTCAACTCACGGTAGCTACGGCTACTTCCATTGCGCCACTAAACTCTACTTCTTCTGCTCCCTATTATGATGAATAGGTGTGTAAAGCCTTGTCTGTAGCAACAGCACTGAGGGGAATGTCCCATGGTTCGATGGGTAGCGTGTCTACCTTTTGAAGCTCATGAGCTAAACCAATTAAGCGAGGCTTGTTAATCCCCGGTTTTTTTAGGTAGCTAAAGGTGCGATCGTAGTAGCCGCCTCCCATTCCCAGTCGCCCTCCGTTCGTATCAAAGCCAACCAGTGGCATGAGTACGAGGTCGATGCGCTTGGCGCTTAACATGCGATGGTAAGGCTTGCGAGGCTCTAAAATTCCATATTTATTGCGCTTCATTGGGGTGCTTGGTGTGTATTGCGTAAACCACAGGCGGTTATGACTCAAGGGATGCAAGACAGGCAGATAGACTCGCTTATTGTGTCTGTGACACCATTCAATGATGGGTTGAGTGCCTATTTCGCCATCTGAGTCTATATAAACCGCAATGTGTTTTACGCGCTGAATTGCGGGTATTTTACCCAGCTGGTTGAGAAGCCGTCTGCTCGCTTCCTTTTGCTGTAATGGAGTAAGTGCGCGGCGTTGGCGGCGCAGTTTGGAGCGCAACTGTTGGCGTGTATCCATACTGACCTTAAGGTTTGGCTTGATAAAGGTAGGAAGGACTTCCCGAGGTACCGATATTGGTTGTGGCCCTGAACCCGAAGGTTCAAGGAGGAGATTCCCGAGATGTATTAGGCTTTCCGAAGAACGGACATGCTCACAACACCTGCTAAGAAAATCCAATCTGGTGTTTATCGGCTCGAGGGACGTAACCAATTGTCAGTTACCCCAGGAAGCCCTTGCATTATAACGCTATAAATTAAGATGTCAGGTCTTGTAATTTTTTATCTTAATGCTATGTGAAATACATAACATAATGATTTTACTGTAAAAAAAATTACGATGAATGATCTTCAGGTTGACCTTTTTCTAGTTTGGCCAAGGATTGATCTATTTTACTACCAAGGCGTTGTATGCGGGATTCGATCAGCTCAGATTGCTGGGCTTTATTTTGTAGCAGTTCGTGAGACATATTGAGCGCGGCCATTACGGCGATGCGATCTAGTCCTAGTAATTTACCCGTATCGCGTATTTCGCGCATTTTTGTATCAAGGTATTCAGCCGAGGCAAATAATTCGGCCTCAGCGCCATCTGGGCAGCCGACTACATATTCCTTGTCCAGTATTCGAATTGATACTTTTTGGCTTTTCCCTTGGCTCATGTGTTCTGCTCCAGTGATTTGAGGCGCTGAATCATTTTCTCGACCTGAGCGCGAGTTTGATCGTTCACCTGAAGCAATCGAGCCTTATCATGGCGGACGTTTTGCTCGGCTTCACGCAGTTGTCGGTTTTCATATTCCAAACGAGCGCAACGTTGCAGTAGTTGATCTATTTTTTGTTCGAGTGCGTTAAAATAGTGATCTGTCATCTTGAGGTCCGGCATTCCTAGCTCTGAGCTTTATTATGCTGACTATAATCAGGCTCTATTGTAGGGTCAATTCTGCCTAAGCTCCATGGATGCGTTACACTTAGCGTAATTCTATGTGACGATTGATAATTCGAGAGTGTTTTAATGACTTTAGCGCAACATGATGAACTCCTTACTTTTGACCAAATAGCCAATGTGCTTGTATCTGAAGAGGTACTAACGGTATCGCCTGCTGAACTTCATGGCTGGCTTGCCGGTCAATTAGCTTCCGGGGCACGTTTAACGCCTGATTTATGGCTGAAGACGGTATGCGAGCTTTTAGAGTTATCAGGGTTATCACACGAGACGAGCAAAATAGGGCTAATTGGCTTGTACCAACAAACATTAGGCCAACTTGAAAGCTTTGATATGGGGCTGTCGATGCTACGGCCAGACGATGAGTCACCTGTTCATCAACGCACCGAAGCGTTGGGGCAGT from Neptunomonas phycophila harbors:
- a CDS encoding glycine cleavage system protein R; protein product: MTSLVLTVIGPDKPGLVEQLSHAIVSHGGNWLESGLSRLGGKFAGIVLVDLPEAQVNSLQAALQALQSSGLKVSSEISDDQAREVSLKPITLDLIGHDKPGIVRDISQALAARQINVEHLDTQLVSGSMSAELLFKAEAQLLAPESLDVDELQAALESIASDLMVDISIN
- a CDS encoding AEC family transporter; this encodes METVLSALWPIFALLVLGQLGRRYQFPGDAFWLPAEKLTYFVLFPVMLIDRLGSADMSGVPVFSIAVAIVVMLLAGSAVCYLLKPWLKLTAAGFTSFYQGGIRFNTYVALAAAAALFQGDAIAISAVIIGIMIPLINVLCILVFSLHTTATPSVKNVVINLSKNPLILSCLLGIFLNTSGLGVPSGFSSVAGLLGAMALPLGLLAVGAGLNLNTLRTGKTAIWVSSVVKLAVFPVIMWLTCWSLGFTAQMTALMLVFAAVPTASSGYILARQLGGDTELMAAIITGQTLLSFLFMPLVMWFVL
- a CDS encoding 5-formyltetrahydrofolate cyclo-ligase; this encodes MDTRQQLRSKLRRQRRALTPLQQKEASRRLLNQLGKIPAIQRVKHIAVYIDSDGEIGTQPIIEWCHRHNKRVYLPVLHPLSHNRLWFTQYTPSTPMKRNKYGILEPRKPYHRMLSAKRIDLVLMPLVGFDTNGGRLGMGGGYYDRTFSYLKKPGINKPRLIGLAHELQKVDTLPIEPWDIPLSAVATDKALHTYSS
- a CDS encoding cell division protein ZapA translates to MSQGKSQKVSIRILDKEYVVGCPDGAEAELFASAEYLDTKMREIRDTGKLLGLDRIAVMAALNMSHELLQNKAQQSELIESRIQRLGSKIDQSLAKLEKGQPEDHSS
- a CDS encoding TIGR02449 family protein → MTDHYFNALEQKIDQLLQRCARLEYENRQLREAEQNVRHDKARLLQVNDQTRAQVEKMIQRLKSLEQNT
- a CDS encoding UPF0149 family protein → MTLAQHDELLTFDQIANVLVSEEVLTVSPAELHGWLAGQLASGARLTPDLWLKTVCELLELSGLSHETSKIGLIGLYQQTLGQLESFDMGLSMLRPDDESPVHQRTEALGQWTQGFMTGFGYQGKQTDQSLSAEAKESLTDLSQIAQVSSEDVEDTDEAESDLMQLEEYVRMAALMLFAECNKPDDTQESAPQAMH